A segment of the Desulfurococcus mucosus DSM 2162 genome:
TTTTATGTATAGGTGATGGTGATGAGGAAAGGTATTTAGCGATGAGGGGGCTGCAACCCTTCGTGAACGAGGGGTTGTTCCCGAGCAGAGACAACCAGATGGGGGGATCTCTGACCACCCCGACTGCCCCGCAAATGACAGATGTAAACCCGAACAAATGCGGGGAACCAATGAACCGCCCCAAGGGAACCCCCGCCCTAAAGGGCGGGGAGGAGGTCAGATAAGTGTTTCCCGGCTTGGCTGACACGGGTGTTGGTCTTGGAGGACATAATCGATGAGCTCATAAAGAAGCGGGGATTTGCATCAAAGGTGTTTAAGAACAGGGAGGTGTTGCACCCCGACTACATACCTGACACCCTGCCCCACAGGGAGAACGAGATCAAGAAGCTGGCTGAGCACCTGCTTGTCTCGGCTCAGGGTATAAGGCCAAGCAATGTCCTGATATACGGGTTAACGGGAACCGGGAAAACCGTGGTAGCGAAGTACGTGGTGGGCAAGCTCAAGGAGAAGGCTTCCATGCTGAGCACTAGGCTCGACTACGCCTATGTCAACACTAGGAAGCTTGACACAACGTACAGGGTGATAGCAAGCATAGCGCAGAGCATAGGCCTCAGGATACCTCACACGGGGCTTGCGGTGAGCGAGGTGTATAGGAGGTATATTAACGCGCTGGAGAGCTGGGGCGGCCTCCACATAGTGGTGCTCGATGAAGTGGACTACTATGTTAAACGTGAAGGCGACGACTTGATATATAAGCTTGTGAGAGCCAACGAGGAGTTAACCAGGGCGAAGATAGTCCTAGTCGGTATAACCAATGACATAAACTTCGTGGAAAACCTTGATCCAAGGGTGAGGTCGAGCATGGGGGAGGTTGAGATGGTTTTCCCGCCCTACAATGCTGAGCAACTCTACACCATACTGAGGCAGAGGGCTGAGTTAGCATTCAACCCCGGTGTGATAGATGATGGAGTGATATCGTATTGTGCAGCACTAGCTGCTAGAGAGCACGGTGATGCAAGGAGAGCCCTCGACCTACTCAGGGTGTCAGGGGAGATAGCGGATCGCGAGGGAGCCGACAGGGTAACCATAGAGCACGTCAAGAAGGCAACCCTTGAGATCGAGGAGGGTAGAATATATCAAAGCGTTGTGACACTGCCACTGCATCAGAAGATAGTGTTGAAGAAGATAGTTGAGCTCGTTGAAGCGAAGGGTTCGGCGACAACCGGGGAAATATACGCGGCATACGCTGAGTCCATGAAGAGCTTGAAGTACGAGCCTCTTTCCCCGAGGAGGATCAGCGAGATACTTATGCAGCTAGACATGATGGGGTTGATAACCTCTGAGACCATTAGCAGGGGAAGGTACGGTGTCACAAAGGTGGTGAGAGTTAAGAAGGATGTGCTCCAGGTGGTTAAGGAGGCTTTGAAAGACGTTGAGGCATAAACGGGCAGCGTGGTAGGCTGATGCAGGACTGCGGCCTAGTCACCGTGGAGGCATACGACGACGGCTTCTTCCCCGTCGAGTACAAGGGTGGTAGGGGGGACACCTATGTAGTGGGGGTTAAGACATGTGGTTCATCCAGGATCATCAACATAGCTGCCTCCAGGATAATTGTTGACGGCGGATGGACCCATGTAGCTGTAAGGGAGATGTCGAGGCTCCTAGGTGGCGGAGTGATAATGCTAGACGGAGTCACATACGCTGGTTTCGACGTCGTAGACCCCTTCTCCCTGAGCAGTGAGACAGGGAAACCCGTGATAGCTGTGCAACTACACCCCCTTAACCTTGAAAGAGTCAAGGCAGCGTTGCTGAAGCACTTCGCTGACTGGGAGGAGAGGTTCCGGGTTATAAGAGACTACTATAATAGCCTCGTTCCTGTGGAGACACCGTGGAGACCCATCCAGGTAGCCTACACAGGGATCAGCCTTGGTGAAGCCGTGTCCATCCTGAGGCAGACGTGCATATATAGCCCTGAGCCTGAGCCGCTTAGAATAGCTGACATGATAGCGTCATCGCTCTCCCGGCTGTGGCTCAACCAATGTGTCCTGTGTTGAGAAGCGGGGTCATGGGTCCCGCACGCATCCATGTTGAGGGTGTTGAACCCAATATTTATAGATTGAATGAGGCATCATCGTGTCAAAGTGGGGGTGAGGGGCGTGGATGCATCAGTGACCGGCCTGCTTACCCGTCTCTCCAGGTATGCTGATGAAAGAGCCGTGGAGAGGCTCTCCCGGATAAGCGACAGAAGGCTTCTCGAATGGATTACCGAGGTAGTGGAGCTACTTGAACCCGCCTCGGTCTTCGTGAACACGGGCAGCAGGGAGGATTTAGAGTACATTAGGATGAGGGCGGTTGAGAAACGGGAGGAGATACCGAGCCGGTATAATCCCAGGCACACTGTTCACTTCGACGGTATCTACGATCTAGCGAGGGATAGGGAGAACACGAGGATCCTGACCCCGGGAGGCTCTCCAATCCCAATGGTTAACACTGGGAACAGGGATGAGGGTTTAAGGGAGCTCAGGGAGATCTACCGGGGCATAATGCGCGGCAAGGAGATGTACATAGGGTTCTACTGTTTCGGACCCCGGGGCTCACCATTCACACTATACGGGGTTCAAGTAACTGACTCCGCGTACGTCATGCACAGCGAGAACATATTGTACAGGGTGTGCTACGATGTGTTCGTTGAGAAAGGAGGCTCCATGAGATACATGAGGTTCCTCCATAGTGCAGGAGAGTTAAACGAGTATGGTTGGAGCAGGAATATATCGAAGAGGAGAATATACATAGACACAGTGGACAACATAACCTACAGCGTTAACACACAGTACGCTGGGAACACCGTTGGCTTGAAGAAGCTGTCGCTGAGGCTCTGTGTTAACCAGGGGTACAGGGAGAACTGGCTATGCGAGCACATGTTCATAGTAGGGGTGAAGGGCACCGGTGACACTATCTCCTATTTCACCGGTGCATTTCCAGCTGGATGCGGGAAGACATCCACGGCCCTGATAGCGGACACCGTTGTAGGCGACGATCTAGCCATGATAAGGAATGTTAACGGGGAGGCGAGAGCCGTCAACCCTGAGATAGGGATGTTCGGGATAATAGACGGCGTGAACCCGGTGGATGACCCGGAGATCTACGGGATACTTTCATCAAGGGAAACCGAGGTAATATTCAGCAATGTTCTTCTAACCGAGGATGGCGAGGTATGGTGGAATGGGAAGCCGAGTGAGCCTAGGAGAGGGGTAAACTACGCTGGTGAATGGTGGCCCGGCAAGCTGGATGAAAAAGGGAGGCCTATTCCTCCATCTCATCCGAATGCGAGGTTCACTACGAGCATATTCTACCTGAGTAAAGTCGACCCCAGGATAAATGATCCCAACGGTGTTCCAGTCAGCGGCATGATCTTCGGTGGCAGAGACTCTGACACATGGGTCCCCGTTGAAGAAGCCTTCAACTGGGTTCACGGCATAGTCACGAAAGGTGCCTCCCTTGAATCGGAGAGAACCACTGCTGTGCTCGGGAAGGCGGGTGAAAGAGAGTTTAATCCATTCGCCATACTAGACTTTCTCTCAGTGTCGCCGGGAGAGTTCATTGAGTTACACTTCAGGTTCGGCGACGGACTCGAGAAGCAGCCCAGGATATATGGCGTCAACTACTTCCTGAGGGATGAGGCCGGGAGATACCTCACGGAGAAAGTGGATAAAAGGGTCTGGTTGAAGTGGATGGCGCTCAGGGTGAACAATGAGGTAGATGCATTGGAGACGCCTACAGGCCTCATACCTGTCTATGAGGATCTAGCCGTGCTCTTCAAGAGAGAGCTGGGGAAGGAGTTCTCCATAGAACTCTACGAGAAACTCTTCACGGTGAGAGTAGGCAAGCACTTGGAGAAAGCTGAGAGGATACTTAGAATATACGAGAACATACCTGGAACACCAAGGCTCTTCTTCGACACGCTGATAGAGCAGAAGAGGAGGCTTAAGCATGCCCTCGACAAGTACGGCATGTTCATCTCCCCTCTCAGCCTTGATAAGCGTTGAGTAGCTGTAGCAGACTGGTCGGCGCGCCGGTGTGGCGGGTGACGCGGGCCCGCCGGGATTCGAACCCGGGACCTACGGGTTAAAAGCCCGCCGCTCTACCAAGCTGAGCTACGGGCCCAGCAATTTTCATGGATACGCACCCGGGATTTTAAAGCATACCGCCCTCTATGCGATGAGCTTTAAAAACCTGCAACCCCCATATCTAATGTATTGAGGAAGCCGGGTCGTCTAGCGGCCAAGGATGCGGGGCTCTGGCCCACCCCCGGCCGCCTGACCCTTCTAAGCCAGCCCAGTCAACACCTAGGGTGGGTTCCTGCGACCCTATGAACAGATTCCCGGAGGATGCCTGGTGCATGTGGAAAAACTTAAAAGCCCGGCTACCGGATTATTAGGGTAGGGTCAGGCGGCCGCGGTGGGGAGAGCCCCCGTGACCGGGGTTCGAATCCCCGCCCGGCTACCTTTACTTCCACGCTGTCATCTTGTCAACTACTTCATCCGGGACCTTTCCCTCTAAAACATCCTTCACGGACTCCTCGATGATATCTATCCCCTTGTCGAGGTCTTCCCTCGGTATGGTTAAGGGTGGGGCTATTCTGAGGACGTTGCCGTATTTACCGTAGGTCATCATCACCAATCCCTTTTCCCACGCCCTCCATATTATCTTCAACGCCTTCGCTCTATCAGGCCTCTTGCTCTTCTTATCTACAACTATGTCAACCCCTATCATTAAGCCTAACCCTCTCACATCGCCCACTACTTCATACTTCTCCTTTAACTCGTTGAGCCTCTTCAACGCGTACTCACCCATCTCCCTGGCCCTCTCATGCAGGTTGTTCCTGGTGACGTATTTCACCACTGCTATTGCGGCGGCAACCGAGGCTGCATGCGCGGCGGAGGTCGCGAAGAATGACTGGGGTGGGGCTGAATCCATGATATCGCTCCTCCCGACGACGGCGGATACAGGCATCCCGCCTCCAAGCGCCTTGCCCAGCACCATTAGGTCCGGCTCCACGGAGTAGTGCTCTATGGCGAATAGTCTACCGGTTCTCCCCATGCCGGTCTGCACTTCGTCATCTATTAGCACGATCCCGTGTTCGCTTGCCATCTTCCTCACCCCTTTAATGAAGTTCGCCGGCGGTATCAGGACTCCCCCGTCCCCCTGAACAGGTTCAAGTATTATGGCTGCTACATTGGAGCCCCCGATCTTCTTCAACAACTCCTCGAACCTGGATAAATATAGCTCGCCGCATTCCTCAGGGTCTTCGACGCCGCCTATACACCTATAGGTATCCGGGTACTCGGCGAAGTACACATCCCTGAACGGCATTAACCCGCGTAGCTCGGGGCTGAAGGAGCCGCTTACAGCTATGTCGAGGGCTGTTGTCCCATGGTAGGAGTAGTCGAAGGACACGATGACGCGTCTACGCGTATAGACTAGTGCAGCCTTCAACGCTGCGTCGTTAGCGTCTCCGCCGCTCAGTCCGAATGCGACTTTTTTCTCGAAGGAGCCTGGAGTGATGCCTGCGAGGAGCTCAGCCAGCTCCACTACTGGTTCATGGTAGAGGTAGAGGCAGTAATGTATGAACTTGTCTAGCTGCGTCTTCACTGCTTCCAGTACTTCCCTATTACTGTGTCCGACATTATACGTGGCAGCGCTCGACAGGAAGTCTATATACTCCCTTCCATCGGTGTCCCATATCCTCGCGTTCAACGCTTTCCCAACGATCATTGGGAAGTACTTGAACGCCTGACTACCTGAGACGTACCTCTTATATTTCTCTATGAGCTGGGAGCTCGTGCCACGTGCCCGGCTTGGGGAACCCATTGGTTAAGCACCAGTTGAATAACGGTTAATGCGCTGGCTTCAGCCGGCCTGAGCCCGCTTCCTGCCAGCTATCCATGCAGCTAGCTCCAGTAGTATCAGTAGCAGCACGATGGATATGTGGGCGGGCCAGTTATTCAACACGTCTTCCACGCCGGTTGAGAAGCCTAGTGCCAGGAGGAGTGATGCTACCACTATTATGGATGCCAGCCATGTGGCGAGTGAGAGGGGTGTCGGCCCTCGTGGGATGTTTTCTCCACTCATCCATGTACACCTCGGAGGAGTATTATGTGTCTGGAAGTATAAATACTTTTCCCACACATATTGGGGAACATTTAAATACTATGCCCGGGTAGATATCTAAGGGGGAGCAGGATGGATGTAATCGAGCTAATAAGGTATATCGATGGACTAGTATGGGGACTACCCGCGATAATGATACTGGTTGGAACAGGGGTAGCTATAGCCATACTCGGCGGTTTCTTCCAGGTTCGATACCTTGGTAAAGCATTCAAGAACCTCCTCTATAAGGGTACGGGCGGGAAAGGCGAGGTGAAGCCCTTCGCGCTTTTCGCAGCCGTGATGGGTGCGACAGTCGGCGTGGGCAACATAGCAGGGGTATCCACAGCGGTGCACTTAGGTGGGGCGGGAGCCCTGTTCTGGATGTGGGTGTGCGCCATACTGGGCATGGGCACTAAGGCTGTTGAGGCAACCCTGGCGGCGTGGTCGAGGAGGATTACCCCGGATGGAAGGGTTGAGGGCGGTACACCATACTACATTAGGCTGGTGCCGGTAATTGGGCCGGCGCTCGCCGTGGTGTTCTCGGTGTTCACATTTATCGCTGCATACGGCATAGGTAACACTGTGCAAGCCAACAACGTGGCGCTCGGCGTCGAGTACATAGCTAAGGGGTATGGATGGGACCCAGGGTTGGCGAGGCTTGTAGCCGGCGTCCTGATGTTCGTGTTCACGGCCCTGGTTGTTCTCGGAGGCATAAGGAGGATAGCCGACGTATCCAACTACCTGGTGCCCTTCATGGCTTTCTGGTATATCGCTGCAAGCCTCATTATATGGGTGAAGTACGCGGGTAACTTCCCGTTGGCTATAAAGGAGATATTCACCTATGCGTTCACGCCTCAGGCAGCTGCAGGAGGCTTAGCCGGCTGGATGGTGTACTCTGCTATCAGATACGGGTTTGCAAGGGGATTGTTCTCGAATGAGGCTGGCTTGGGCAGTGCCCCTAACGCATATGCATATATGACCGTGGATCACCCCGGTAGAGTAGGGCTCTACGGGGTCTTCGAGGTCTTCATGGACACTATAGTGATATGCACTATGACCGGCATAGTTGATGTTGTTACACGCGTATACATCGAGAGGCCGGACCTAGACGGTGCAGCGCTCGCCATGGAGGCCTTCTACAGGGCTTACGGCGGGTGGGCCCCGCCCATACTCGGCATAGCACTAGCGTTGTTCGCGTACACGACGCTGCTGACGTGGGAATGGTATGGTGAGGTAAACTGGCTCTACTTCTGGAGCAAGACGCTTGGGTTACCCGAGAAGCCCTTGATGTGGATATGGAGGGTTATGTGGGTTATACCGATAATCCCGGCTGCTGTCTCAGCCGGGTTGTTCAAGGCGTTCTGGGATTTCGCTGACACTATGAACGGGTTAATGGCCATTCCCAACCTGATAGCTGTAGCATACTTTGCACCTGTTGGAATAGGGTTGATAAAGGACTTCCTGAAGAGCGGGAAAGTATAGGTTCTCCGGGAAATACATGGCTACAAAGGTTTAAGCCTTTTTCACTTCCCCGGCATCAATACTCCCTCATAGGTCAACTTGTATAGTTCGCTTGATTCAAGCCTCCTCCTGTCCCTGACATACTTCCTGGTGACCATGCCCTTAGGCATACCATACTTCCTGGAGTATTCTTCGAGCGGGATCCCATGCTCCCTCTGTATCTTATCCCTGTATATGTCGTCAAATATGTTGAATGCGCAGAACGGGATCAGCCTGCCGTCTGGCGTAGAGTAGTGTATGTTGCAGCGTTGCACTCTCTGAATATCGTAGTTGTATAAGTCCATGAAGTGCATTTGCCCCAGGAAGAGTAGCCTGTAGTGTAGTTCCCCTAGGGCGTCATAGCTCCTCTTAACAACTATGTTGAATAGTAGCTTGTAGAGGTCGAAGCCCTCCGGCTGCTTACTCGGGTCTATGAACTTCCTTATAGAGTAGAGTACTTTGAGCCCGGTCACATACCTGTTGGAGCCTGCTACTAGATCCTCCCACTTCTCCCTAAGGTACTCGAGGAGCCCCTCCACGTCGACGAAGCTCGTTATAGGTGTCAGCTTCACCCCGCTGTTCTCTCTCTCAACGTAGACGTATGTTCCAACGCCGCAGATAGGGTGGTTGCTCATCTCGAACTTGAACTCGCCGCTGAACCCCTCTATGAACCTCGAGAACACGGCGCTCACGTTCACAGGGAACCATGCCTCCCTAGGTACTTCTCCACCGGTCTGCTCCTCGATGAGCTTGGCGACCTCGGGTATTGTCACCCTGTATTTATCCCTTTCATGCTTCTTCATGTAGCCTGTGAGGCTCACCGGCTGGAAGTTGACGGCTCTAACAATATCTATGTGTTTAGCAGCGAACCTGACTATTGCACCGAGCTCGTGTGTGTTAACGCCCTTGATGACAGTGGGGACTAGTACCACGCTGGTCATGCCGGCTTTCCTAAAGGTTTCGAAGATGTATGGTATCTCCCAGTGGTTCTTCCAGTTTGTCACAGGTGAGACGCCGTCGAAGCTGAGGTACACGGTGTTCACGCCGTT
Coding sequences within it:
- the tes gene encoding tetraether lipid synthase Tes; translated protein: MSLQQLSKKPGEIAYTLPKLRGGEEALSLTASVCPYCYRVLPAVIVEREGKVYIRRVCPEHGEIEELYYGDVEFYKRVTKYTEDGRGTRHIYTQVKTLCPFNCGLCPMHKQHTALVNMVVTNRCNLSCWYCFFYSEAAGYVYEPSLEQIRGMVRSIKKQGVTVAIQLTGGEPLLREDLVDIVKLLREEGVRHIQLNTNGIKFAELYLEDPGKAVEYARQLRVNGVNTVYLSFDGVSPVTNWKNHWEIPYIFETFRKAGMTSVVLVPTVIKGVNTHELGAIVRFAAKHIDIVRAVNFQPVSLTGYMKKHERDKYRVTIPEVAKLIEEQTGGEVPREAWFPVNVSAVFSRFIEGFSGEFKFEMSNHPICGVGTYVYVERENSGVKLTPITSFVDVEGLLEYLREKWEDLVAGSNRYVTGLKVLYSIRKFIDPSKQPEGFDLYKLLFNIVVKRSYDALGELHYRLLFLGQMHFMDLYNYDIQRVQRCNIHYSTPDGRLIPFCAFNIFDDIYRDKIQREHGIPLEEYSRKYGMPKGMVTRKYVRDRRRLESSELYKLTYEGVLMPGK
- a CDS encoding phosphoenolpyruvate carboxykinase (GTP), which encodes MRHHRVKVGVRGVDASVTGLLTRLSRYADERAVERLSRISDRRLLEWITEVVELLEPASVFVNTGSREDLEYIRMRAVEKREEIPSRYNPRHTVHFDGIYDLARDRENTRILTPGGSPIPMVNTGNRDEGLRELREIYRGIMRGKEMYIGFYCFGPRGSPFTLYGVQVTDSAYVMHSENILYRVCYDVFVEKGGSMRYMRFLHSAGELNEYGWSRNISKRRIYIDTVDNITYSVNTQYAGNTVGLKKLSLRLCVNQGYRENWLCEHMFIVGVKGTGDTISYFTGAFPAGCGKTSTALIADTVVGDDLAMIRNVNGEARAVNPEIGMFGIIDGVNPVDDPEIYGILSSRETEVIFSNVLLTEDGEVWWNGKPSEPRRGVNYAGEWWPGKLDEKGRPIPPSHPNARFTTSIFYLSKVDPRINDPNGVPVSGMIFGGRDSDTWVPVEEAFNWVHGIVTKGASLESERTTAVLGKAGEREFNPFAILDFLSVSPGEFIELHFRFGDGLEKQPRIYGVNYFLRDEAGRYLTEKVDKRVWLKWMALRVNNEVDALETPTGLIPVYEDLAVLFKRELGKEFSIELYEKLFTVRVGKHLEKAERILRIYENIPGTPRLFFDTLIEQKRRLKHALDKYGMFISPLSLDKR
- a CDS encoding aspartate aminotransferase family protein, which codes for MGSPSRARGTSSQLIEKYKRYVSGSQAFKYFPMIVGKALNARIWDTDGREYIDFLSSAATYNVGHSNREVLEAVKTQLDKFIHYCLYLYHEPVVELAELLAGITPGSFEKKVAFGLSGGDANDAALKAALVYTRRRVIVSFDYSYHGTTALDIAVSGSFSPELRGLMPFRDVYFAEYPDTYRCIGGVEDPEECGELYLSRFEELLKKIGGSNVAAIILEPVQGDGGVLIPPANFIKGVRKMASEHGIVLIDDEVQTGMGRTGRLFAIEHYSVEPDLMVLGKALGGGMPVSAVVGRSDIMDSAPPQSFFATSAAHAASVAAAIAVVKYVTRNNLHERAREMGEYALKRLNELKEKYEVVGDVRGLGLMIGVDIVVDKKSKRPDRAKALKIIWRAWEKGLVMMTYGKYGNVLRIAPPLTIPREDLDKGIDIIEESVKDVLEGKVPDEVVDKMTAWK
- a CDS encoding DUF99 family protein, with the protein product MQDCGLVTVEAYDDGFFPVEYKGGRGDTYVVGVKTCGSSRIINIAASRIIVDGGWTHVAVREMSRLLGGGVIMLDGVTYAGFDVVDPFSLSSETGKPVIAVQLHPLNLERVKAALLKHFADWEERFRVIRDYYNSLVPVETPWRPIQVAYTGISLGEAVSILRQTCIYSPEPEPLRIADMIASSLSRLWLNQCVLC
- a CDS encoding Cdc6/Cdc18 family protein, whose protein sequence is MEDIIDELIKKRGFASKVFKNREVLHPDYIPDTLPHRENEIKKLAEHLLVSAQGIRPSNVLIYGLTGTGKTVVAKYVVGKLKEKASMLSTRLDYAYVNTRKLDTTYRVIASIAQSIGLRIPHTGLAVSEVYRRYINALESWGGLHIVVLDEVDYYVKREGDDLIYKLVRANEELTRAKIVLVGITNDINFVENLDPRVRSSMGEVEMVFPPYNAEQLYTILRQRAELAFNPGVIDDGVISYCAALAAREHGDARRALDLLRVSGEIADREGADRVTIEHVKKATLEIEEGRIYQSVVTLPLHQKIVLKKIVELVEAKGSATTGEIYAAYAESMKSLKYEPLSPRRISEILMQLDMMGLITSETISRGRYGVTKVVRVKKDVLQVVKEALKDVEA
- a CDS encoding alanine/glycine:cation symporter family protein, translating into MDVIELIRYIDGLVWGLPAIMILVGTGVAIAILGGFFQVRYLGKAFKNLLYKGTGGKGEVKPFALFAAVMGATVGVGNIAGVSTAVHLGGAGALFWMWVCAILGMGTKAVEATLAAWSRRITPDGRVEGGTPYYIRLVPVIGPALAVVFSVFTFIAAYGIGNTVQANNVALGVEYIAKGYGWDPGLARLVAGVLMFVFTALVVLGGIRRIADVSNYLVPFMAFWYIAASLIIWVKYAGNFPLAIKEIFTYAFTPQAAAGGLAGWMVYSAIRYGFARGLFSNEAGLGSAPNAYAYMTVDHPGRVGLYGVFEVFMDTIVICTMTGIVDVVTRVYIERPDLDGAALAMEAFYRAYGGWAPPILGIALALFAYTTLLTWEWYGEVNWLYFWSKTLGLPEKPLMWIWRVMWVIPIIPAAVSAGLFKAFWDFADTMNGLMAIPNLIAVAYFAPVGIGLIKDFLKSGKV